One window of Akkermansia biwaensis genomic DNA carries:
- a CDS encoding tyrosine-type recombinase/integrase gives MMKKCPELARKQVRSITPEDCEHYLLQSFSTVRQRYKGRLILSGILNFSLKRGWCRKNAASLVPPPPLKETRIRALSLYEAKQLLHTAKRMFSGECLPACALMLYAGIRPYEVRRLTWNRINLKSGLVSLAPNHTKTGGSRHVSILPVLAAILNQAGSMHNSGKLVCPPNWEKKWRDIRRQSGILRKKGWVQDVLRHTYASYHLAHFGNCSLLQKEMGHATPSLLLTRYLNMDGITPITGAMFWTHGLNPPSLLLQD, from the coding sequence ATGATGAAAAAATGCCCGGAACTGGCAAGGAAACAGGTCCGCTCCATCACTCCGGAAGATTGCGAGCATTATCTCCTCCAGAGCTTTTCCACGGTTCGTCAGCGGTACAAGGGGCGGCTGATTCTAAGCGGCATCCTGAATTTTTCCTTGAAACGGGGGTGGTGCCGCAAAAATGCGGCCTCCCTGGTTCCTCCTCCTCCCCTGAAAGAAACCCGCATCAGGGCTCTTTCCCTGTATGAGGCAAAACAACTTCTCCACACCGCCAAACGGATGTTCAGCGGGGAGTGCCTTCCTGCCTGCGCTCTGATGCTGTATGCAGGAATACGCCCTTATGAGGTCAGAAGACTGACCTGGAATCGAATCAATCTGAAATCCGGGTTGGTGTCACTGGCTCCCAACCATACCAAAACGGGAGGAAGCCGTCATGTTTCCATCCTTCCCGTACTGGCCGCCATTCTCAACCAGGCGGGTTCCATGCATAACTCCGGGAAACTGGTCTGTCCTCCCAATTGGGAGAAAAAGTGGCGGGATATCCGCCGACAGTCCGGTATTTTAAGAAAGAAGGGATGGGTACAGGACGTGCTAAGGCACACGTACGCATCCTATCACCTGGCCCATTTCGGCAACTGTTCCCTTCTTCAGAAGGAGATGGGGCATGCCACCCCCTCCCTTCTGCTGACACGCTATCTGAATATGGACGGAATCACCCCCATCACCGGGGCCATGTTCTGGACACACGGACTCAATCCCCCCTCCCTCCTGTTGCAAGACTGA
- the alr gene encoding alanine racemase, with protein sequence MTRTLSYFNLPPFSAMPATSPPRAWAEIDLGAIRHNLNVVKQAAKGEYYMPVVKASAYGHGLEQVCRALDAEGIAFFGVANVGEARRISQAGCRTRPYILGPSFPEEREEIVLNGWRSFISTMEEAVHYNSLARLYGKTLPIHISVDTGMGRGGFLPDQLEELLSRLGELDSLYMEGLGAHLPCADEDRETTLEQIACFERMAARIREKLPLKFCHLANSAASLDYDIPSNNLCRPGLVLYGFSPIPSPWEAQLKPAMSLFSRLTVARTLPAGHGISYGGTFVTDHPTKVATVGIGYADGYLRSLAHKGARVMVEGISCPLLGRVTMDQIMVDVSRVPSPEPGMTVEIMGPNIPVTELAEKAGTISWEIFTGIGPRVPRHYTH encoded by the coding sequence GTGACCCGCACCCTCTCTTATTTCAACCTGCCGCCTTTCTCCGCCATGCCAGCCACCAGCCCTCCCCGCGCCTGGGCCGAAATCGACCTTGGAGCCATCCGCCATAACTTGAACGTCGTCAAGCAGGCGGCCAAGGGGGAATATTACATGCCCGTGGTGAAGGCGTCCGCCTACGGCCACGGCCTGGAACAGGTGTGCCGGGCACTGGACGCGGAGGGGATCGCCTTCTTCGGCGTCGCGAACGTGGGGGAGGCCCGGCGCATCAGCCAGGCAGGCTGCCGCACGCGGCCGTATATCCTGGGGCCCTCCTTTCCGGAAGAGCGGGAGGAAATCGTGCTGAACGGCTGGCGCTCCTTCATCTCCACCATGGAAGAAGCCGTGCATTACAATTCCCTGGCCCGGCTGTACGGAAAAACGCTGCCCATCCATATTTCCGTGGACACGGGCATGGGCCGCGGCGGGTTCCTTCCGGACCAGCTTGAAGAGCTGCTCTCCCGCCTGGGGGAACTGGACAGCCTGTACATGGAAGGACTGGGCGCCCACCTGCCCTGCGCGGACGAAGACCGGGAAACCACTCTGGAGCAGATAGCCTGCTTTGAACGGATGGCCGCGCGCATCCGGGAAAAACTGCCGCTGAAATTCTGCCACCTGGCCAACAGCGCCGCTTCTCTGGATTACGATATTCCCTCCAACAACCTGTGCCGCCCCGGCCTGGTCCTGTACGGCTTTTCCCCCATTCCCTCCCCGTGGGAAGCGCAATTGAAGCCTGCCATGTCCCTCTTTTCCCGACTGACCGTGGCGCGCACCCTGCCGGCAGGCCATGGCATTTCCTACGGGGGCACCTTCGTGACGGACCATCCCACAAAGGTGGCGACCGTGGGCATCGGCTACGCGGACGGCTATTTGCGTTCTCTGGCCCACAAGGGAGCGCGCGTCATGGTAGAAGGCATTTCCTGCCCCCTGCTGGGCCGCGTCACGATGGACCAGATCATGGTGGACGTCAGCCGGGTGCCCAGCCCGGAGCCCGGCATGACCGTGGAAATCATGGGACCGAATATTCCCGTGACGGAATTGGCGGAAAAAGCGGGCACGATTTCCTGGGAAATATTCACGGGCATCGGCCCGCGCGTCCCCAGGCATTACACGCACTGA
- a CDS encoding DUF805 domain-containing protein: MEQVEEKLSRIDAYNKLVDVAILTKTSSKVIAEIMTKELGIECNAVNVQDVLRSSVSASDMHKIRREIEENMAIKRRNINRTTFLKKYISFSGRISRSEYWMLKLLILPMMAILFFIGVAMVSRITGEDVGVLAGIIIFICFVYFNIVADVRRLHDIGKSGWFLLWGLVPLVGIIITVILLCRDSQSVSNQHRELKVSH, from the coding sequence ATGGAACAGGTAGAGGAAAAACTATCGCGTATTGATGCATATAATAAACTTGTGGACGTCGCAATATTGACAAAAACGAGTTCTAAGGTAATTGCAGAAATCATGACCAAGGAGTTAGGGATAGAATGTAATGCCGTTAATGTACAGGATGTTTTGAGATCGTCGGTGTCTGCTTCTGATATGCATAAAATCCGTAGAGAGATAGAGGAAAATATGGCTATAAAGAGAAGGAATATAAATAGAACTACATTTCTGAAAAAATATATTAGTTTTTCTGGCCGTATTTCCAGATCTGAATATTGGATGCTAAAATTGCTTATATTGCCAATGATGGCTATTCTGTTTTTTATTGGTGTTGCCATGGTATCAAGGATAACAGGGGAAGATGTAGGAGTACTGGCGGGGATTATTATCTTTATTTGTTTTGTATATTTCAATATCGTTGCAGATGTTCGCAGGCTTCATGATATAGGAAAGAGTGGATGGTTTTTGCTTTGGGGACTAGTTCCTTTGGTCGGAATCATTATTACAGTGATTCTTTTATGCAGAGATAGCCAGTCAGTTAGTAATCAACATAGAGAATTAAAAGTTTCTCACTGA
- a CDS encoding potassium channel family protein, which translates to MAPDAKTPRHFLFLKLAYETVMCLLALVAVTLAAIDLTSGAAEWEVTVDRVIYWIFVLDYVIRFFLSPSKWLFVKSHVWDLLAIIPFDSLFRLFRFARLEEILRLARYLDLFSYSLRFSARIRRFFNTNGFKYICIAALTIILLGAVGIHLAEGMSLSNGIWWSFVTATTVGYGDTYPVTTPGKFLAVFLMITGIGFVGTLTSTITSFFLHGHDGEPMTYREEVLDGIKKKLDSLSSMTDEDIDAMAALLKTLRGAPQAPPAEKEETPAIHSGKN; encoded by the coding sequence ATGGCTCCAGACGCAAAAACACCCCGGCACTTCCTGTTCCTGAAACTGGCGTATGAAACGGTCATGTGCCTGCTGGCCCTGGTGGCCGTCACGCTGGCCGCCATCGACCTGACCTCCGGGGCCGCGGAATGGGAAGTTACCGTGGACCGGGTCATTTACTGGATATTCGTCCTGGACTACGTCATCCGCTTTTTCCTCAGCCCCTCCAAATGGCTCTTTGTGAAAAGCCACGTCTGGGACCTGCTGGCCATCATCCCGTTCGACTCCCTCTTCCGGTTGTTCCGCTTCGCCAGGCTGGAAGAGATCCTGCGGCTCGCCAGGTACCTGGACCTGTTTTCCTACTCCCTGCGGTTCTCCGCGCGCATCCGGCGTTTTTTCAATACGAACGGATTCAAGTACATCTGCATTGCCGCGCTGACCATTATCCTGCTGGGGGCCGTGGGCATCCATCTGGCAGAGGGCATGAGCCTGTCCAACGGCATTTGGTGGTCCTTCGTCACGGCCACCACCGTGGGCTACGGAGACACCTACCCGGTCACCACGCCGGGCAAGTTTCTCGCGGTTTTTCTGATGATTACCGGAATCGGCTTCGTGGGGACGCTCACCAGCACGATCACCTCCTTTTTCCTGCACGGTCACGACGGGGAACCCATGACCTACCGGGAAGAAGTGCTGGACGGCATCAAGAAGAAGCTGGACAGCCTGTCTTCCATGACGGATGAAGACATCGACGCCATGGCTGCCCTGCTGAAAACGCTGAGGGGAGCTCCGCAGGCACCTCCTGCGGAAAAAGAGGAAACGCCTGCTATCCATTCCGGCAAAAACTGA
- the polA gene encoding DNA polymerase I, producing MTESTPKRLFILDGMALAYRAHFAFFSNPIRNSKGVNTSAVYGFANTLLAILEQESPTHIAACFDTSAPTARHKLYPEYKANRESMPEELSIQIPIIFSLLEAMNIPILRYEGYEADDTIGTLSRLADDTKEFHTYMVSQDKDLGQLISPSCYLWRPGKRGNDHEVIDLEKLKEHWGIERAEQVIDILALMGDSSDNIPGLPGVGEKTAKLLIGEFGSVENLLANTDKLKGKRREIVEENAALATLSKELATIDRNVPLTVTLDELVKKEPRPDELLSLLQELEFRAMQAKLFGRKVPAARASAPLPADDLFAPAQPQEAPAPAPRPQQTGTGQMELFEERQLKTVDDIRHEYIIADTKEVRDAMIAELNRHDSWCFDTETTGLNPVTDTLLGISFCAEPHKAWYLPVSGAEDLEAVRPLFECSAEKIGHNLKFDLQVMRTHGIHVSGPFFDTMLAHALIAPGMKHGMDILAESLLQYSTIKLSDIAPAGAKKRELDTKNIPVEVMGRYSAEDADITLQLSAILKKQVEESGMQELFRTVELPLLPVLADMEFTGIRVLPESLEKASIKVGTIIEDLRTKIESAAGHPLNLNSPKQLGDFLFGELELVKKPKKTKTGQFVTDEETLSALAPLHPVVEDILAYRENMKLKSTYLDALPKYICPQDGRIHTQFHQMLTSTGRLASQDPNLQNIPVRTEQGRLIRTAFVPASGEYTMLSADYSQIELRIMAAMSGDSAMCEAFKEGRDIHTETASRVYGIPRDQVDAVMRRAAKTVNFGIIYGISAFGLSQRLGCPRSEAATLIENYFLQFPGVKTFMEDLARQAEQKGYAETLLGRRRIIPEINSANKTIKSAAERTAINAPIQGTAADMIKIAMINVGKLLEGTRSRLILQIHDELLVDLHKEETDLIPRIEAAMTGALPLPNGVPILVEARTGDNWLEAH from the coding sequence ATGACTGAATCCACTCCCAAGCGCCTTTTCATCCTGGACGGCATGGCTCTGGCATACAGGGCCCACTTCGCCTTTTTCTCCAATCCCATCCGCAATTCCAAGGGAGTCAACACATCGGCCGTTTACGGCTTTGCCAATACGCTGCTGGCCATTCTGGAACAGGAGAGCCCCACCCACATCGCAGCCTGTTTTGACACCTCGGCCCCGACGGCCCGCCACAAGCTTTACCCGGAATACAAGGCCAACCGGGAGTCCATGCCGGAAGAGTTAAGCATTCAGATTCCCATCATTTTCAGTCTTCTGGAGGCCATGAACATACCCATTCTGCGCTATGAGGGGTATGAGGCGGACGATACGATAGGCACCCTTTCCCGCCTTGCGGACGATACGAAGGAGTTCCACACCTACATGGTTTCCCAGGACAAGGACCTGGGCCAGCTCATTTCCCCCTCCTGCTACCTGTGGCGGCCCGGCAAGCGCGGCAACGACCACGAAGTGATCGACCTGGAAAAATTGAAGGAACACTGGGGCATCGAACGGGCGGAGCAGGTGATCGACATCCTGGCCCTGATGGGCGACAGCTCCGACAATATTCCGGGCCTGCCCGGCGTGGGGGAGAAAACGGCCAAGCTGCTGATCGGGGAATTCGGCTCCGTGGAAAACCTGCTGGCAAACACGGACAAACTGAAAGGAAAGCGCAGGGAGATCGTGGAGGAGAACGCCGCGCTGGCAACCCTTTCCAAGGAGCTTGCCACCATTGACAGGAACGTGCCCCTGACCGTAACCCTTGACGAGCTTGTCAAGAAGGAGCCCAGGCCGGACGAATTGCTGAGCCTCCTTCAGGAACTGGAGTTCCGCGCCATGCAGGCCAAGCTGTTCGGCAGGAAGGTTCCGGCCGCCAGGGCGTCCGCTCCCCTTCCCGCAGACGATTTGTTCGCCCCCGCCCAGCCGCAGGAGGCTCCCGCCCCGGCCCCCCGGCCGCAGCAGACGGGAACGGGACAGATGGAATTGTTTGAAGAGCGCCAGTTGAAAACCGTGGACGACATCAGGCACGAATACATCATCGCGGACACGAAGGAGGTCCGCGACGCCATGATCGCGGAACTGAACAGGCACGATTCCTGGTGCTTCGACACGGAGACGACGGGCCTGAATCCGGTAACGGACACCCTGCTGGGCATCTCCTTCTGCGCCGAACCTCACAAAGCCTGGTACCTGCCCGTCTCCGGTGCGGAAGACCTGGAAGCGGTGAGGCCCCTTTTTGAATGCTCCGCGGAAAAAATCGGCCATAACCTCAAGTTCGACCTCCAGGTGATGCGCACCCACGGAATCCATGTTTCCGGCCCGTTTTTCGATACGATGCTGGCCCACGCGCTGATCGCGCCCGGCATGAAGCACGGCATGGACATTCTGGCGGAATCCCTCCTTCAGTATTCCACCATCAAGTTGAGCGACATTGCCCCGGCGGGAGCCAAAAAACGGGAACTGGACACGAAGAATATCCCCGTGGAAGTGATGGGCAGGTATTCCGCGGAAGATGCGGACATTACCCTCCAGCTGTCGGCCATTCTGAAAAAACAGGTGGAGGAGAGCGGCATGCAGGAATTGTTCCGCACGGTGGAACTGCCCCTGCTGCCCGTGCTCGCAGACATGGAATTTACGGGCATCCGCGTTCTTCCGGAGTCCCTGGAAAAAGCTTCCATCAAGGTGGGAACCATCATTGAGGACCTGCGCACAAAGATCGAGTCGGCCGCGGGCCATCCCCTCAACCTGAATTCTCCCAAGCAGCTCGGCGACTTCCTCTTCGGGGAACTGGAACTGGTGAAGAAGCCCAAGAAGACGAAGACCGGGCAGTTCGTCACGGATGAAGAAACCCTCTCCGCCCTGGCGCCGCTCCATCCCGTGGTGGAAGACATCCTGGCCTACCGGGAAAACATGAAGCTGAAGAGCACCTACCTGGACGCCCTGCCCAAGTACATCTGCCCGCAGGACGGCCGCATCCACACCCAGTTCCACCAGATGCTGACCTCCACGGGACGGCTGGCCTCCCAGGACCCCAACCTGCAGAACATTCCGGTACGGACGGAACAGGGGCGGCTGATCCGCACGGCCTTCGTCCCCGCCTCCGGGGAGTACACCATGCTTTCCGCCGACTATTCCCAGATTGAGCTGCGCATCATGGCCGCCATGTCCGGAGATTCCGCCATGTGCGAGGCCTTCAAGGAAGGCCGGGACATCCACACGGAAACGGCCTCCCGCGTGTACGGCATTCCCCGCGACCAGGTGGACGCCGTCATGCGGCGCGCGGCCAAGACGGTGAACTTCGGCATCATCTACGGCATTTCCGCCTTCGGACTCTCCCAGCGGCTGGGCTGCCCCCGCAGCGAGGCCGCCACCCTGATTGAAAATTACTTCCTCCAGTTCCCGGGCGTCAAGACCTTCATGGAAGACCTGGCGCGCCAGGCGGAACAGAAGGGATATGCGGAAACGCTCCTGGGGCGCAGAAGGATTATCCCGGAAATCAATTCCGCCAACAAGACCATCAAATCCGCGGCGGAACGCACCGCCATCAACGCCCCCATCCAGGGAACCGCGGCGGACATGATCAAGATCGCCATGATCAATGTGGGCAAACTGCTGGAAGGCACCAGGTCGCGCCTCATCCTGCAAATCCACGACGAATTGCTGGTGGACCTGCACAAGGAGGAAACGGACCTTATTCCCCGCATTGAGGCGGCCATGACGGGCGCCCTGCCCCTGCCCAACGGCGTCCCCATCCTGGTGGAAGCCAGAACGGGGGACAACTGGCTGGAAGCCCACTAG
- a CDS encoding SEL1-like repeat protein codes for MLHAILSIFVGVLGGLSARVIYSFVASIALLPLSLLSSKRKDQVSIVQAALALCLLVAAVSLYDFGVIKSWKGIVDHLTWGDYIGIVVFCISSACIPDNRSADKAGDCEYNKMILNAGVYFSLFISIGFLLMDCSKFIWSYFFFFIVFLLVLFFLIDFYFSKKSVKKIFIDENSCPEIVIKKKRWAGRNWWMIMLIASVCSLMAFGIVKLFNGKEYANESKPTELDSYRLFDLGEQYLNKGDVERAASCFRKSAELGNVEAQRNLGDCYFWGEGIKEDKQKAVKWYRLAAEQGNAEAQRLLGDCYYFGEGIMEDKREAVKWYRLAAEQGNAEAQKDLADCYKSLGYCYYFGEGIMEDKREAVKWYRLAAEQGDAEAQRNLGDCYYFGTGIMEDKREAVKWYRLAAEQGDAEAQRNLGDCYYFGTGIMEDKREAVKWYRLAAEQGDAEAQRNLGDCYYFGTGIMEDKQKAVKWFRLAAEQGNAEARWKLGACYSLGEGIMKDRQEAVKWYRLAAEQGNAEAQWRLGACYSLGTGIREDKQEAVKWYRLATRWGNAEAQWRLGDCYYSGTGIREDKQEAVKWYRLAAEQGNAEAQWRLGFCYYVGTGIREDKQEAVKWYRLAAEQGNAEAQWRLGDCYYSGTGIREDKQEAVKWYRLAAEQGNAEAQWRLGFCYYVGTGIREDKQEAVKWYRLAAEQGNAEAQWRLGFCYYVGTGIREDKQEAVKWYRLAAEQGNAEAQWRLGFCYYVGTGIRGDKQEAVKWYRLSAQQGDAEAQWFLGDCYFFGDGVEKNKREAVNWYFLSAEKGNAEAQRRLGACYYFGHGIPINRQEAIRWYRLAAKQGNTVAITMLKKLGIYKGKEP; via the coding sequence ATGCTTCATGCAATATTGAGTATTTTTGTTGGTGTTCTAGGAGGTTTGAGTGCCAGAGTGATTTATTCTTTTGTGGCTTCCATTGCACTGCTGCCTTTGTCTTTATTATCTTCAAAGAGGAAAGATCAAGTTTCTATCGTACAAGCCGCTTTGGCTCTGTGCTTATTAGTTGCCGCTGTTTCCTTATATGACTTTGGAGTGATAAAAAGCTGGAAAGGAATAGTAGATCATTTGACCTGGGGAGATTATATAGGAATTGTTGTTTTCTGCATATCTTCTGCCTGTATTCCTGACAACCGATCCGCGGACAAGGCTGGTGATTGCGAGTATAACAAAATGATATTGAATGCAGGAGTGTATTTTTCCTTGTTTATTTCTATAGGTTTTTTATTGATGGATTGCTCGAAATTTATATGGAGTTATTTCTTTTTTTTCATAGTTTTTTTGTTGGTTTTATTTTTTCTGATAGATTTTTATTTTTCTAAAAAAAGTGTGAAGAAAATATTTATAGATGAGAATAGTTGTCCGGAAATAGTAATAAAGAAAAAACGGTGGGCAGGAAGAAATTGGTGGATGATTATGCTCATCGCTTCTGTATGTTCCTTAATGGCTTTTGGTATTGTGAAGCTGTTCAATGGAAAAGAATATGCAAATGAGAGTAAGCCAACAGAATTGGATTCATACCGTTTATTTGATTTGGGGGAGCAGTATTTGAATAAAGGTGACGTGGAGAGGGCAGCCTCATGTTTCAGGAAATCAGCGGAGTTAGGAAACGTAGAAGCCCAGAGGAATTTGGGGGATTGTTATTTTTGGGGAGAAGGAATCAAGGAAGACAAGCAGAAGGCGGTGAAGTGGTACCGCCTAGCCGCCGAACAGGGAAATGCGGAAGCTCAGAGGTTGTTGGGAGATTGTTACTATTTTGGAGAAGGAATCATGGAGGACAAGCGGGAGGCGGTGAAGTGGTACCGTCTGGCCGCCGAACAGGGAAACGCGGAAGCTCAGAAAGATCTGGCAGATTGTTATAAGAGTTTGGGATATTGTTACTATTTTGGAGAAGGAATCATGGAGGACAAACGGGAGGCAGTGAAGTGGTACCGCCTGGCCGCCGAACAGGGAGATGCGGAAGCCCAGAGGAATCTGGGGGATTGCTACTATTTTGGAACAGGAATCATGGAGGACAAACGGGAGGCAGTGAAGTGGTACCGCCTGGCCGCCGAACAGGGAGATGCGGAAGCCCAGAGGAATCTGGGGGATTGCTACTATTTTGGAACAGGAATCATGGAGGACAAACGGGAGGCAGTGAAGTGGTACCGCCTGGCCGCCGAACAGGGAGATGCGGAAGCCCAGAGGAATCTGGGGGATTGCTACTATTTTGGAACAGGAATCATGGAGGACAAGCAGAAGGCGGTGAAGTGGTTTCGCCTGGCTGCCGAGCAGGGAAACGCGGAAGCCCGGTGGAAGCTGGGAGCTTGTTACTCTCTTGGAGAAGGAATCATGAAGGACAGGCAGGAAGCGGTGAAGTGGTACCGCCTGGCCGCCGAACAGGGAAACGCGGAAGCTCAGTGGAGGCTGGGAGCCTGTTACTCTTTAGGAACAGGAATCAGGGAGGACAAGCAGGAGGCGGTGAAGTGGTACCGCCTGGCCACCCGGTGGGGAAACGCGGAAGCTCAGTGGAGGCTGGGAGATTGCTACTATTCAGGAACAGGAATCAGGGAGGACAAACAGGAGGCGGTGAAGTGGTACCGCCTGGCCGCCGAACAGGGAAACGCGGAAGCTCAGTGGAGGCTGGGATTTTGTTATTATGTTGGAACAGGAATCAGGGAGGACAAGCAGGAGGCGGTGAAGTGGTACCGCCTGGCCGCCGAACAGGGAAACGCGGAAGCTCAGTGGAGGCTGGGAGATTGCTACTATTCAGGAACAGGAATCAGGGAGGACAAACAGGAGGCGGTGAAGTGGTACCGCCTGGCCGCCGAACAGGGAAACGCGGAAGCTCAGTGGAGGCTGGGATTTTGTTATTATGTTGGAACAGGAATCAGGGAGGACAAACAGGAGGCGGTGAAGTGGTACCGCCTGGCCGCCGAACAGGGAAACGCGGAAGCTCAGTGGAGGCTGGGATTTTGTTATTATGTTGGAACAGGAATCAGGGAGGACAAACAGGAGGCGGTGAAGTGGTACCGCCTGGCCGCCGAACAGGGAAACGCGGAAGCTCAGTGGAGGCTGGGATTTTGTTATTATGTTGGAACAGGAATCAGGGGGGACAAACAGGAGGCGGTGAAGTGGTACCGTCTGTCGGCCCAACAGGGAGATGCAGAAGCCCAGTGGTTTCTAGGAGATTGTTATTTTTTTGGAGACGGTGTTGAGAAGAATAAAAGAGAAGCTGTAAACTGGTATTTTTTATCAGCCGAAAAAGGAAATGCCGAAGCTCAAAGAAGATTGGGGGCATGCTATTATTTTGGGCATGGCATCCCTATAAACAGACAAGAAGCAATACGCTGGTATCGTCTGGCTGCGAAACAAGGAAATACCGTAGCTATCACTATGCTGAAGAAGTTAGGAATATATAAAGGGAAAGAGCCGTAA
- a CDS encoding alpha-galactosidase, protein MHSSSLPLLALTACSCICLQAAAASVTYPGTAPGAAAAHREGDVYSLSNNVLTASWKVSGNRLVPMGIVNKERPSGAENAVPREQAPELFRLSTEKEDYNLPSSRFVMEGAPSISALKGSAASPRLGERQEGAVVSAIFRDKKSGVTVHWKAELREGSSYVKETYRIEASKDVDLKKIQLIDLKDPTLAVKGSVPGSPLVSEREGTFAGIELPVARAQAGGGTGTVGFDCNLPMGSGSVQTFTTVLGVWPENQLRRGFLYYLERERAAPYHQFLHYNGWYDDGLDPTEKTLVKTAGEYGKELGARHVKLDGFVLDDGWDDVNEDLWQPSTKKFPHGFGPVVKAVGRIPSSFGIWISPLGGYFGPEKRVQHAKDKGILPEDAAGFDLSCPKYYEWFKKRCSDLMKKDKVTYFKWDKAGDGISPHFMALLSIASELRRENPRLFINTTVGTWPSPFWLNHVDSTWRNGTADVGWTGKGNDREQWITFRDGACYNVIVKPGPLYPLNSIMHHGMVLGTKFQAARVSKGEDGKQDNRDLKNDARIYFGSGANLQELYLTPSMMDKKAWDDIADGARWARRFQDILADVHWVGGNPNQLEPYGYAAWSPRGCTLALRNPDDQPRTIVLDAATVFEPVKGTPPVFSMKASYPDQRVKTLKLEQGKSVSLELQPFEVLVFDMKTDRD, encoded by the coding sequence ATGCATTCATCATCTCTTCCGTTGCTTGCCCTGACTGCCTGTTCCTGCATCTGCCTCCAGGCCGCGGCGGCCTCCGTAACGTACCCGGGAACAGCGCCCGGCGCGGCGGCAGCCCACCGGGAGGGGGATGTCTACAGCTTGAGCAATAATGTCCTGACCGCTTCATGGAAGGTTTCCGGCAACAGGCTGGTTCCTATGGGAATCGTAAATAAAGAACGGCCCTCCGGAGCGGAGAATGCAGTCCCCAGAGAACAGGCTCCGGAGTTATTCCGTCTTTCCACGGAGAAGGAAGATTACAATCTCCCCTCCTCCCGGTTTGTGATGGAGGGGGCTCCCTCCATAAGCGCCCTGAAAGGGAGCGCCGCCAGTCCCCGGCTGGGGGAACGGCAGGAAGGAGCTGTGGTTTCCGCCATTTTCAGGGATAAAAAGAGCGGGGTGACGGTCCATTGGAAAGCGGAATTGAGGGAGGGTTCCTCCTACGTCAAGGAAACCTACAGGATTGAAGCGTCCAAGGATGTGGATTTGAAGAAAATCCAACTGATTGATTTGAAGGATCCCACCCTGGCCGTGAAAGGTTCCGTGCCGGGCAGCCCCCTGGTCAGCGAGAGGGAAGGCACGTTTGCCGGAATTGAACTTCCCGTAGCCAGGGCTCAGGCCGGAGGAGGAACGGGGACCGTCGGGTTTGACTGCAACCTTCCCATGGGCAGCGGAAGCGTCCAGACATTTACCACGGTGCTGGGCGTATGGCCGGAAAACCAGTTGCGCCGCGGCTTCCTTTATTATCTGGAGCGGGAACGGGCGGCGCCCTACCACCAGTTCCTGCATTACAACGGCTGGTATGACGACGGCCTGGACCCCACGGAGAAAACGCTGGTCAAGACAGCCGGAGAATACGGGAAGGAGCTGGGAGCGCGCCATGTCAAACTGGACGGCTTTGTGCTGGATGACGGGTGGGATGACGTCAACGAAGACCTCTGGCAGCCATCCACCAAAAAATTCCCGCACGGATTCGGCCCCGTAGTCAAGGCGGTGGGCAGGATTCCTTCCAGCTTCGGCATCTGGATTTCTCCGCTGGGAGGGTATTTCGGCCCGGAAAAGAGGGTGCAGCACGCCAAGGACAAGGGCATCCTGCCCGAGGACGCCGCGGGATTCGACCTTTCCTGCCCCAAGTATTACGAATGGTTCAAAAAACGCTGTTCCGACCTGATGAAAAAGGACAAGGTGACCTACTTCAAATGGGACAAGGCCGGAGACGGCATCAGCCCCCACTTCATGGCCCTTCTTTCCATCGCCAGCGAACTGCGCCGGGAGAATCCCCGCCTGTTCATCAACACGACGGTAGGCACCTGGCCCTCCCCCTTCTGGCTCAACCATGTGGATTCCACCTGGCGCAACGGCACGGCGGATGTGGGCTGGACCGGGAAGGGAAATGACCGCGAGCAGTGGATCACGTTCCGCGACGGGGCCTGCTACAACGTCATTGTCAAGCCCGGTCCCCTTTATCCCCTGAACTCCATCATGCACCACGGCATGGTGCTGGGTACTAAGTTCCAGGCGGCGCGCGTCAGCAAGGGAGAAGACGGCAAGCAGGACAACAGGGACCTGAAGAACGACGCCCGCATTTATTTCGGCTCCGGAGCCAATCTTCAGGAGCTTTACCTCACGCCGTCCATGATGGACAAAAAAGCGTGGGACGACATCGCGGACGGAGCACGCTGGGCGCGGCGCTTCCAGGACATCCTGGCCGATGTGCACTGGGTGGGCGGCAATCCGAATCAATTGGAACCCTACGGCTATGCGGCCTGGAGTCCGCGAGGATGTACGCTGGCCCTCCGTAATCCGGACGACCAGCCGCGAACGATCGTCCTGGACGCCGCTACCGTCTTTGAACCGGTGAAGGGAACGCCCCCCGTTTTCTCCATGAAGGCCTCCTATCCGGACCAGCGCGTTAAAACACTAAAACTGGAACAGGGCAAGTCGGTTTCTCTGGAGCTTCAGCCCTTTGAAGTGCTGGTGTTCGACATGAAGACGGACAGAGACTAA